In a single window of the Dama dama isolate Ldn47 chromosome 33, ASM3311817v1, whole genome shotgun sequence genome:
- the LOC133050868 gene encoding UV excision repair protein RAD23 homolog B-like has translation MLVTLKTLQPQTFKIDIDPDETLRALKEKIESEKGKDAFPVAGQKLIYAGKILNDDTALKEYKIDEKNFVGVMVTKPKAVTTPAPATTQQSNSATTTTVSSSTAPAVTRAPAPAPTLAPTPTPASVTPASTIASSEPAPAGATRQEKPAERPVETPVATTPTSTDSTSGDSSRSNLFEDATSALVTGQSYENMVTEIVSMGYEREQVTAALRASFNNPDRAVEYLLMGIPGDRGSQAVVDPPAAASTGAPQSSGAAATTTATTTTTSSGGHPLEFLRNQPQSQQMRQINQQNPSLLPALLQQIGRENPQLLQQISQHQEHFIQMLNEPVQEAGGQGEGGGGGSGGIAEAGSGHMNYIQVTPQEKEAIERLKAVGFPEGLVIQAYFACEKNENLAANFLLQQNFDED, from the coding sequence ATGCTGGTCACCCTGAAGACCCTCCAGCCCCAGACCTTCAAGATCGACATCGACCCCGACGAGACGCTGAGAGCACTGAAAGAGAAGATTGAATCCGAAAAGGGTAAAGATGCCTTTCCTGTAGCAGGTCAGAAGTTAATTTATGCAGGCAAAATCCTCAATGATGATACTGctctaaaagaatataaaattgatGAGAAGAACTTCGTGGGAGTTATGGTGACAAAACCCAAAGCAGTGACAACACCAGCACCAGCTACAACTCAGCAATCAAATTCTGCCACCACTACCACAGTTAGTTCCTCCACAGCACCAGCTGTGACTcgggccccagcccctgcccccacttTGGCTCCCACTCCCACACCTGCATCTGTCACTCCAGCATCAACCATAGCATCTTCTGAACCTGCACCTGCTGGTGCAACgagacaagagaagcctgcagagAGGCCGGTAGAAACACCAGTGGCCACTACCCCAACATCCACTGACAGTACATCAGGTGATTCTTCTCGGTCAAACCTTTTTGAAGATGCAACAAGTGCACTTGTGACAGGTCAGTCTTACGAGAATATGGTAACTGAGATCGTGTCAATGGGCTATGAACGAGAGCAAGTAACTGCAGCCCTGAGAGCCAGTTTCAACAACCCTGACAGAGCCGTGGAGTATCTCTTAATGGGAATTCCTGGAGATAGAGGAAGCCAGGCTGTGGTTGACCCCCCTGCAGCAGCTAGTACTGGGGCTCCTCAGTCTTCAGGGGCCGCAGCAACTACGACAGCAACAACTACAACCACAAGTTCTGGAGGACACCCTCTTGAATTTTTACGGAATCAGCCTCAGTCTCAACAGATGAGACAAATTAATCAACAGAATCCTTCCCTGCTTCCAGCATTGCTACAACAGATAGGTCGAGAAAATCCTCAGTTACTTCAGCAAATTAGCCAGCATCAGGAGCATTTTATTCAGATGTTAAATGAACCGGTTCAGGAAGCTGGTGgtcaaggagaagggggcggaggTGGCAGTGGCGGCATCGCAGAAGCTGGAAGTGGCCACATGAACTACATTCAAGTAACGCCTCAGGAGAAAGAAGCTatagaaagattaaaggcagtaGGATTTCCTGAAGGACTTGTGATACAAGCATATTTTGCTTGTGAGAAGAATGAGAACTTGGCTGCCAATTTTCTTCTACAGCAAAACTTTGATGAAGATTga